The DNA window GGCAACAGGTTAAAATTTCCCGTCGTAGCGTCAAACTGAGCTATCTTGTCAGCCGTACCGCAGCCCGCTCCAATCTTGCCTTAAAAATACTTTTTTACTTAACCAGTTACCCACTCAAAGAAGTGACTGTTGAGCCACTAACTCCCCCGCAACAAGTTGCACTATGGGAATTGCCAGAGTATCGACTGATTTAATTGCAAAACCTGAGATTGGCGAGTAGTTTGTCTGAATCAGAATTCACAGAATTTTCAGAATTAGCAGAATTAAAAAACGTAATTCACCTGACTTTTTGGTTTTAGGGTTTAAATTCTGTTAATTCTGAAAATTCTGATTCAGACAATGTTTTAATCTTTTCGCATGTTCCAACAGACCTGCTAGGTTTTTAAAACCTAGCAGGTCTTTTTTTGTCTGAATCAGAATTCACAGAATTTTCAGAATTAGCAGAATTAAAAAACGTAATTCACCTGACTTTTTGGTTTTAGGGTTTAAATTCTGTTAATTCTGAAAATTCTGATTCAGACAAGCTGTTGTCTTTTTAAAGGAAACTCGCCAAACTCAGGTAGAATTAAAAAGCGTTATTCGCATTAATCTTTTGGTTTAAGGGTTTTAAATTCTGCTAATTCTGAAAATTCTGTGAATTCTGATTCAGACAAAAAAAAAGCCTCAGTATATTGATACTGAGGCTTTTTTATTTCTATCGTCTTTAATAAACCGCCTGCTTTGGCGAATCAGCTGTAACCTCGTTCATTGGGAAGATACCCCGAGTGTCCTATCAGTTTCAACCGCCTGCTTTGGCGAATCAGCTGTAACACAAGATTACCAACGGCATTAAAGAGACTGTTTCAACCGCCTGCTTTGGCGAATCAGCTGTAACTCGTGCCACGGGAAGTAAAAATGGCAATAGATGAGGTTTCAACCGCCTGCTTTGGCGAATCAGCTGTAACTCGTGCCACGGGAAGTAAAAATGGCAATAGATGAGGTTTCAACCGCCTGCTTTGGCGAATCAGCTGTAACAAATTATCTTGCCTGAGCGAGGGACACTCGTTGTGTTTCAACCGCCTGCTTTGGCGAATCAGCTGTAACCGATATTCAGACTACTACGGGGAATACGCATGTTGGTTTCAACCGCCTGCTTTGGCGAATCAGCTGTAACGTCAAGGTTTTCGAGGGGTCACTGCTACTGGAGGCGTTTCAACCGCCTGCTTTGGCGAATCAGCTGTAACGCGCACATCAATCACATCATCAGGTGACTTAACACTGTTTCAACCGCCTGCTTTGGCGAATCAGCTGTAACCCCGACGGTCAAAATAATCGCATATTTTTCACTTGCTTGCAAGCCAAAATTTTCATGAAAAATTGTCCAAAAAAGTAGAACTCTTTTGCATATTTCTTGCGTAAGAAAATATCTTGTTAAATCAACAAAATACAAATACCGTTTTTTAAAAAAACGGCCCATTTTACGACCCTCGAAAAGTAGAACTCTCTTCTTGATTTTAAAGGACTATTCAATTATTCCCGCTTATCCCGACGAAATGAATAACTCGATATTGATACACCTTCATTAAAAAAACAGCAAAACGATGACAACCCCCAATTTTGCGAAAAAGCACTTAAGGTTTGTCTTAATAAATTCGTCCCATTTTATACAAGAGCAATTCACCGCGAGTTAATGGCACAGCAAGCCAACAGGTTTGCGCCATACATTGAAAATCCATATCCCACATCGGTATTGGATAGCCACTGTGTGAGGGTAAACGTAAACTAAATAACTCGTTATTTTCGCTAATATCCCAAAAACGAATAGACGCATCACTGCTGAGTGTAATCAGTTGTTGCGGGTCAGGTAGGTAGAGTGCTTTTAATATACTGTTTTCATGACCGATTAAACGTTGAACTAATTGTTGATTAGTCGTTTCATAGAGATACACGCTTGCACTATCGCCAACACTGACAATAGACTGTCCCATTGGGTCAAAAATAGCATTATAAACAGTTGTTTGTTGTTCACTGGGTAATTCTGTGCGTAAAACAGGTTTATCTTCTAATAATGTCCATAAGCGGATATTACCTTCTTTTCCCGTCGTTAATAATTGTTGTCCATTTGGATGGAACATTAAGCTAGTAACGACGCTTTGTTGTGCTTGCCATTGGTGTTGAATCTCAGCTTCATTTGCGTCAAAACTCAATAAACGCACTTCTCCATCATAATGCCCTGTTGCAAGTTGTTTGCGTTGTGGGTTTTCTGCAAGAGCGTAAACCGCTTTTTTAGTTTGTTCATCAAACACAGTTTGTTGTAATTGAAAGCCTTGCGCGTCACTACGCCATAATCGTACAAAACCATCACCCGCCCCAGCAGAAGCGAACCATTCGCCATTTTTATTGGTTAAGCCCTGAATGCGTATTAATTGTTGAATACGTCCTATGTGGGCTTTTTCTAGCGTGTTTAGTAAATTACCCGTTATTAATGAATAAACTTGTAAAACACCTGTAGCAAATCCAATGACAACTTGCTGATTTTCTGGAAGTAGTAATACAGAAGTGGGTTCACTCGGTAAGTGTACTGTATGAATATTGGGTTTATCTTGCAATTGCCAGCGTTGAATTGTGCCATCACGTCCACCGCTGAATACAATGTTATTTTGTAAACTTAAACTAGCGATGCTGTCATTATGCCCTTGCCATACTTGTAGGCTCACACCGCTGTCAATATCCCATAAACGCAGGGTTCTATCACGACTGGCGGATAAAACCCGTCGTCCTTCTGGTAAAAATACAACATCTAGGATGCTATTTTGATGTCCTGATAAAACGTTGAGCGATTGGTCATTTTTAATACTCCATAATCGCAAGGTTTTATCACTGCTGGCAGTAATTACATATTGCCCATTAGGACTGAAACGAATTGCTTCAACATCTTGAGTATGTCCTTGATACAGACGGATTCGCTTTCCTGTCGCAACTTCCCATAAACGCGCGGTTTTATCAAAGGATGCACTGGCTAACAATGTGCCATCAGGGCTGAATGCTAACCCTGAAGCGGGAATGCGTCCTGTATGTCCTTTAAAACGGCGTAATTCATGGGCATCTGTCACTGACCATAAACTGATTGAATGCTCTAGTTCACGCCCCGCACTGGCTAAGAATTGCCCATCAGGGCTAACGGCTAACGCATTGATTTTATAACCAGCATCCCATTCGCGCAGAATTTGCCATGTATTTTGAGCGGGGGGGCTTGCGTTTTGTCGTGTCCATAAAATCACTTTTTGATCATGTCCTGCACTGGCAAGCCATTCTCCATGCGGTTCAAAAACAAGGGATTGAATATCACCTTGATGAGCCTGCAAGATTTGCATCACTTTTCCCGTATTTGCATCCAAAATATGGATGATTCCGCGAGTGCTCGCGACAGCTAACCAACGGGTATCAGGGCTTAATGCGATGGCGTTAATGGGGGTATTTAATTGGAATTGCAGTTGTGCAGGGTTACTTTGTTGTTGCACAAACCAATCTAGTAAGGTGAATAAATGCCGACGGCTGGGCGCAACACTGTTATTTAAATAACTTGCATCCGTCAATACTTTACGTGCTGTTTGATAATCTTCAACGCGGGCTAATAATGCCGCGTGGGTTAAATGCGATTCAAATAATTCCGTAGTGCGGGTTTGCTCAATATTTTCTATGGCTTGTTTTGCTTGTAGGGCAAGCCCTTCAGAAATTTGTGCTTGATTTTTAGCCACTAAAGCAGATTGTTTAGATTGTTCTGCTTGCGCTAAGGCATTACGAACCTGTTGCTCAGAAGATTCGGCGCGTTGTTTCGCTAATTCGGCAGCGCGTGCTTGTGCTGTTGCTAATTGCGCTTGATAGTAAGCAAATAAACCTGCAAGCAACGCTAAAACAGATAAACCCGCAAATAATAAAGCAATATAATGACTACGTTGTAACCGTTTACGGGCTTGTTCAGCATGTTGATGTTGGCGTTGTTGAACGGCAAGGCTAGAGGCTTGAATATAATCAATGGTTTCAGGTAATAAAGCATCTTGCCAATGGATTAATAAATCTTCTGCTTCAATTAATAATTTACCCTCTGGCAATAATAAATCAGGTAATTTGCCCTCATTTTGCCAATGAATAGCGGCATCTTTCACCCGTGCACGGACTTGTAAGGCGTGGCGGTCTTCATGCCACCATGCTAATAAGCGCGGCCAATGGTGCAATAAGGCTTCATGCGCAATGCGTGCGAAGGCTATTTTATTTTCTGTTTCGCCTGTTACTAACAAACGCGCTTGAGTCAATGCATGGAGTAATTCTTTTAAAGGCTCAGGGGTTTTATGGTCATCATATAAAAAACGTTGACCTAAAACAGGCACATCCCCATTTTTGGCAACTGTAACCAAAGTTCGCATTAAATTAGGAAAACAGGCTTGCGCGGCAGGACTGACTTGATTAAAAACCATTTCTGCATGTTGCGCTAACGCCCCTTCTAAACCGCCAATCCGTTGATAAGCCTCATAAGTAAGCCCACCTTGTGCATTGCGTTGTTCATACAAACGCTCAAGCGTAAATTCTAACAGGGCGAGATTTTCAGGATTATCGCCGATTGCTTCGAGTAATACTTCATCTAAGCTAATTGTTTTTTCAGGTAATTCCGCAAAATGTAAGCCTGCCGCTAACGCAGGTAAACGAATAATTTGGCTTAATTCATTTAATGAGGGAGGCGTTAATAAATAGTGTCCATGTCCTTCCATTAAACGTACTAACGCGGGTAATTCGGCACACCGATGATAAAAATCGCTGCGCATGGTGCTAATCACCCAGACATTTTCCATGCTGACTAAAAACGTAAGCAATTGAATGAACGCAATACGGTCTGAGGAGCTAATCGCTTCTAAAGTAAAAATTTCCTCAAATTGGTCAACAAATAATAATAAATGCACTGCGTTATGAGCTAACCGCTGCAACTTAGCCGCTTGCACAAGTCGATCATTGATAAAGCGCGTAATCGCATTTTTTTCTGCGAGACGTAACAAATTTAATAAAATCTGTGTGTCATAAGGGGTTAGCGTTGGTAAGGCACTTTTAACTAATAATTCAATGGCTAATCCTAGGGCTAAATCATTACTAAAATCACTGGGGCGTAAAACCGCCTTACGCCACGCACTGACACCTTCAATCACATTAGGTTGTGTGAGCAAGGGAATAACGCCAGCCCGTACTAGCGAAGACTTTCCACAGCCACTCATCCCTAACACCATGATAAAAGGATGTTTTTCTTGTGCCTGCTTGCGTAAATATTGAATAATTTCCCCAACTGCTTGCGTTCTCCCAAAAAAAATGGGGGCATGTTGCTCTTCAAATAAATGTAAGCCCCGAAAGGGAGAACCATGCGTCCAACGATTAATAGTTAAAGCTTTTTCTTCACAAGGAACGGTTTTTGAGGCTAATAAATGGCGTAAATATTCCTCTATATGCTGTTCAAAGAAAGCCAGATTATCAAACGGTTGAAAAATTGCTTGTTGTGTAGATTTATGTTGCTGTGACCAATAATTACAAAAATTATCAGTGCGTTCTTTTTGCGCCATCCGCTGATTAAAGTCGGTCGCTTTCGAATTTTGTAAAAAAGGCGGTTCTAACGTTTTACGATAAATCAACATGTCAGGCTTGCCCATAGACTGAAAATTAGCCAGTGCAGTTTCAAATTCATATTCGACGCTGGTGGCGTATTGACTACCATCAGCACGATAATGCACTGATTTTGGTCTTTCACCCAATTGTGACCATAAGACGCAGATATAAACATCGATACAGGTCGGCAAAATTTCATGCTTAATGCTGTCAGGCGTAACAGAAAAATAACTTATTAAACAAACTTGATTTGCATAGGTTTCTGCTAATCGCTGAACAACTCGTTCAATAATGACACGTTCCTCACTAACATCATTAGGCGTGGTTATAAATAGGGTTAAATGTGGTAGTTCCATTGAATAGCCTTCGAAAAACAGAGCGATTTATCACCTTATCATTAACTGACATAATCAAATGCATTTGGATAGGTAAAAATCAGGATATAGCAAACGTACCATTTATCATGCATTAGCCATGCTTACCTGAAATAAACCACTCAATGCAATTCAAATCTGATAATATTTTAAACAAAAACAGTTCGTTATGTTTTTAACATCTAGCAAGTCTTTTTTATCTGAACAAGGATTTTCAGGATTGTTCACGGTATGCTGATGAAAAAAATCATTATCTTGCAGAATTCAGGTTTATTAATTAAGTTTCTGTAATCTAAAGATGAATTAATTCTTAACTAAATTTTAAGAATAAAGTGAAAAAATTTAAAATCACTTTTCTTTAGTAACAGGATATTTTTGTGTTAAACCTTATTAAAAATCGCTATAACACATTTATTTTAATCGGTATTATCTATCTCATTTTGTCAGCTTTGCTACGTATTTTACTGTGGGGTGACTTTGGCATTGATGCCGATATTAACGTTTACAACCTGCCTATTATGCTGTTAGCAGGCGTTATAAATGACCTTATCATTTTGCTGTATTTTCTCTTTCCCTTAACTTGTTTACTGTTTTTGTTACCTGATCACTGGTTTCAAAAAAGGCGCGGTAAAATTCTCAGTTTTATAATTATCTTCGCGTACTTATATGGCTTTTTATATATTATGGAAGCCGAATTTTTCTTTTTTGAAGAATTTAACGCCCGTTTTAACTTAGTCGCTGTGGATTATCTGGTTTACCCTCATGAAGTCTTTATTAATATTTGGGAATCTTATCCTGTCACTTTAGTATTGCTCATTAATTTAGCAGTGGCATTAGGGCTATTTTATGGCATTTGGCGCAACATTTCGCCGACTTTAAGCGTGACCATTCCATTAAAAAAACGCTTTTTTGTTCTTTGCACACATACGCTTAGTATTTGTCTGGTTGCTTACGTGTTTTCAACAAATACCTTTGCGTTTTCAGAAAATCGTGTTGTGAATGAAATTACAGCAAACGGGGTGAGTAGTTTCTTTCAAGCACTAGCAACGAATGAGCTAGATTATCACCTCTATTACCGTACAGGGGAGCATAAAGCCTTGTTCGATAAGCTGGTGAATAATTTAAAAGTGGGCGGTGGTGAATTTACCCATTTAACAGAACAACGTATCGACCGCCATTTTCCCGCAAATCCGCAAGGATTAGGTAAGCTCAATGTCGTTGTCGTTGTTGAAGAATCTTTTGGCGGGGAGTTTGTAGGCAGTTTAGGGGATACACGAGGACTGACACCCGAGTTTGATAAATTAGTGCAACAAGGGCTATTTTTTACCAATGCCTATGCAACAGGCACAAGAACTGTACGCGGTTTAGAAGCCATTACCTTATCATTTCCCCCGATTCCAAGCGAATCCGTGTTAAAACGCCCTAATAATGAAAATATGGTGAATTGGGGCACAGTGATGCAAGCGCAGGGGTATCAACCTAGCTTTTTATATGGGGGTTATGGCTATTTTGATAATATGAATTATTTCTACAGCCATAATGGTTTTGAAGTGCGTGACCGTAGCGACATGCCCCCTCCACATTTTGCCAATATTTGGGGCGTGAGCGACGAAGATTTATTTAATTACGCTTTGAGTTATTACGACCAGCAAGCAGCGAAAAAACAACCGTTTTTCTCAATGATTATGACAACTTCTAATCATAAACCCTTTACTTTCCCTGAAGGTATTCCCCAAGTGCCTGCTTCTGGGGGGGGACGCGATGCGGGTATTCGGTATGCGGATTATGCGATAGGTAAATTTATCGAAGGGGCACGGCAGAAAGCATGGTTTAATCAAACGGTTTTCGTGTTTGTTGCTGACCATGGTGCGCGGGTGTATGGAAAAGCGGAAATTCCTTTAAAAACATATAGAATCCCCTTGTTAGTTTATGCACCACAACGTATTCCAGCGCGTATCGTTGACCGTCCAATTGGACAAATTGACATTGCGCCAACCATTTTAGGATTACTGGGTTTAGACTATGAAGCCCCATTCTTTGGGCAAAATGTGTTTAATTTACCTGAAACACAAATGAGCACTTTATTGTTTAACCATAATCATACCGTTGCATTAGACCAAGGCGATACTTTGTCATTATTGGATTTAAACGGCAAAACTGAGCAAGTGACCTATGATACAAAGAATGAACGTTTTACCCCATTGGCGAAAAAAGACGAAGCCCAATTGGATTTAGCAACGGCTTATTATCAGTTAGCAGTTGAACAATTCCAACATTATCAAGTGCATTAAACGATAATTAATGACGGATACTACCCGTTTTAAGCAGTGGTATCCGTTTTAAAAAAGTTAAGGTAAATCATTCAAGTCTAAACAGCGGGCATGTTGACAATTAACGACATGGTGCGAGGTTAAAACCGCTAAATTGCCCCGCTGTGCATGGGCATCTAATAAACCCTCAATCATTTGAATTGCCGCTTTATCTAAAGACGTAAACGGCTCATCTAAAATCCATAAAGGCACATCACAAACTAATAAACGCGCTAAAGCAACACGGCGTTGTTGACCTGCGGATAAGGTGCGGACAGGCACATCTTCAAAACCACACAAACCAATAATTTTTAAGGCTTCCTCTAAATCGATACCTGTGGTTTTCATCATTAAGGCTTGCGTCACGCGCAAATTTTCCAACGGTGTCAGCTCAGTTTTAATACCTGCTAAATGTCCGACGTACAACAGATTTTCCCAATAATCCCCTTTTAATGCGGCAATATCTTCTGATTGCCAGTAAATGCTTCCCTCTGTTGGTAAGGCTAAACCGCATAAAATACGCAATAAACTGGTTTTTCCGCTCCCATTCCGTCCCTCAATTTGCAAAATTTCACCACTTGCAACGCTAAAATTCAGATTTTCAAATAAAATTCTATCATCCCGAATGCACTGTAATTGATTTACAGACAAGGTGAAACGAGTGGATAAATCGATAGGATTAGCGGTTAGCATATTATTTATCATAGAAAAAGTGCCGAATGAAAAAGAGAAATGGCTATTCAGAAAAAGAATAATAAGGCTATAATGCTTATTATGTGACTTAATGCGAGTGCTATATAAAGATTGTCATATAACCTGTAGAAAATAAACAATTTTTAACGGAGGGTTTAATTATGGATATAGGCGAAATTTTAGCGTTCGGTGTTAAAAATGGCGCTTCTGACTTTCATTTGTCGGCTGGGGTACAGCCCATGATTCGCGTTAATGGTGATATGCGTCGCCTTAATGTGGATGTGTTAGATCATAGCACGGTGCGCGATATGGTTTATGACATCATGAACGATAACCAACGCAAAGAGTACGAAAAATATTTAGAATGCGACTTCTCTTTTGAAATTCCAAACTTAGCCCGCTTTCGTGTCAACGCATACAACCAAAATCGGGGCGCGGGTGCGGTTATTCGTACCATTCCCTCCAAAATTTTAACCTTAGAACAACTCAATGCACCGTCTATTTTTAAACAATTTGCCATGTATCCACGCGGTATTGTGCTGGTTACAGGGGGGACGGGGTCAGGCAAGTCAACTACGCTTGCGGCAATGATGAACTACCGCAACGAAGAAGAATATGGACATATTTTAACGATTGAAGACCCTATTGAGTTTGTGCACGAATCTAAAAATAGTTTAATTACACAACGTGAAGTCCGTCGGGACACTTTAGGTTTTACTGAGGCGTTACGCTCGGCTTTGCGTCAAGACCCTGATGTTATTCTTGTTGGGGAAATGCGGGACTTAGAAACCATTCGACTTGCCCTATCCGCCGCAGAAACAGGTCATGCTGTATTTGGTACGTTACACACCTCATCCGCTGCAAAAACCATTGCCCGTATTGTGGAAGTGTTTCCAACGGAAGAAAAAGACACTATTCGAACGATGATTTCAGAATCTTTACAAGCGGTTATTTCACAAAGTTTGTTGAAAAAAGTGGGGGGTGGACGGATTGCGGTGCATGAAATTATGGTGTGTAATCCCGCTATTCGGAACTTAATCCGCGAAAATAAAGCCGCACAAATGTATTCAGCGATTCAAACAGGCGCGAAAGAAGGGATGCAGACCTTAGACCAAAAACTGCAAGAGTTATTGAAGAAAAATTTAATTACCCGTGAAGCAGCGCGTGAAAAAGCAGTGTTTAAGGATAATTTTTAGTTCACAAGAATTCCCTCCCAATTTCTCCACGAAAAACACGAACAACACGAAAAAAACCATGTTCGTGTTTTTTGTGTTGTTCGTGGTTTAAGTGTTTTTTGTTTTACCCCGCCTAAAAATTCGGTAATATCCTCTTACCTTACTAAGTTAATCAATCATTGCTGGTGGGAGTTTCCCATGATGATACGTCATTTCAGTTTTATCCGTTTGATATGGCTTTGTTGCCTCATACCTTTGACTGTTTCAGCACAAACATTTGAAGAGAGTATTCAAACGTTTAGTCAAGTTTCCGACCGTTCTGGTTTAATCAATATTATTCAACAGTTAGCCAATATTGGCGATGAGCGCGGTTTGCCTATTTTAGAAGCCTTGCGGGATGGACAGTTGCGTATGACTGCCGATAATCAGGTTTTTATCCTCAAGGGCGAGCAAGCAAAAAATGGCTTAACAGGGGAAATGGTCGCCGTTTCACAATTGAATTTTAAGGAATTACCCAGTATTAATAATGCAATACGTCGCGCTTTATTGCCTGCTATTGGGCAGTTACAGTTAAGTGTTAAAGACCCCACAATCCGTTTGCAGGCAGCAGAAGAGTTGCGAAAACGTCCACCCGAAGGGGCAAATGAGTTTTTAAAAATCGCTATTGCCCGTGAGCAAGACCCCAAAATTAGCCAAACCTTAAAAATTGCCTTGGCACAAATCGAATTAAATAGCCCTGACCGCCCAACCCGTTTAAATGCCTTACAGTTAATGCAAGAGGTTCAATCCAGTGAATTTACTGCGTTATTAACGCCGTTAGTCGCTAAAAATCCCGATGGGAGTTTTGTTGAAACGGATGCAGAAATTCGTACAAAAGCCAGTACGTTATTGCAAGCCATTGAGCGGGAACAAGCACGAATTGCGCAATGGGGGAATCTATTTTACGGCTTAAGTTTGGGCAGTATTTTGTTATTAGCCGCGTTAGGTCTTGCAATTACGTTCGGCTTGATGGGCGTGATTAATATGGCGCATGGGGAAATGTTGATGTTGGGCGCGTATAGCACGTATGTAGTGCAAAATCTTTTTCGTGAATATTTACCCACAGGCTTTTTTGATGCGTATCTAATACTTGCCTTGCCTGTGGCATTTATTGTGAGCGCAAGTGTTGGAATTTTATTAGAACGTAGCGTGATTCGCTTTTTATACAATCGTCCTTTAGAAACCTTATTAGCTACGTGGGGCATCAGTTTGGTGTTAATTCAAACAGTGCGCTTGTTATTCGGTGCGCAAAATGTGCAAGTTGCAAATCCCAGTTGGTTATCAGGCGGGATAGAGGTCGCGCAAAATTTAGTTTTACCTTACAACCGTTTAGCAATTATCGGCTTTGTGATTTTCGTCGTTGTGCTGGTTTGGTTTATTTTGCGACATACGTCTTTAGGGTTAAAAGTGCGAGCAGTCACACAAAATCGGCAGATGGCGGCATGTATGGGAATTCGGACTGCACAAGTGGATATGTGGACATTTGGGCTAGGCTCAGGCGTAGCGGGCTTGGGCGGGGTGGCTTTATCACAAGTGGGCAATGTTGGCCCTGAATTGGGACAGCTTTATATTATTGATTCTTTTATGGTCGTTGTATTGGGCGGAGTGGGAAATATCGCGGGCGCGGTGTTTGGTGCGTTGGGGTTGGGAATGTTTAGTAAGTGGTTAGAGCCTGAAGTCGGCGCAGTACTCGCTAAAATTTTAATGCTAGTGTTGATTGTTCTATTTATTCAAAAACGACCACAAGGTTTATTCGCGCTCAAAGGGCGATTTGTAGAGAACTAAAGAGACAAGGACACATCCATGTTAAACCGTTTCTATCGCTTACATAGCCCGCTAGCGTGGCTTTCACTGGTACTTATTGCCCTCGTTTTAATTATTGGAATTCCTTTATTAAATACACAATTAACGGCAAATAGTGCGGGGCATGTGCCTGATTATTTAATTCCCTTATTAGGGAAATTTTTATGTTATGCCATGGTTGCCTTAGCCATTGATTTAATTTGGGGATATGCAGGCATTTTAAGCCTAGGGCATGGCGTATTTTTTGCCTTAGGGGGTTATGCGATGGGCATGTACTTAATGCGCAGTATGGCTGGGCTTGGGGTTTATCGCAGTGAACTACCTGATTTTATGGTATTTTTAAATTGGCAATCTTTACCATGGTATTGGTATGGTTTTGATAATTTTGCCTTTACGCTGTTGATGGTTCTGTTAGTTCCTGCCTTATTAGCCTTTGTTTTTGGCTGGTTTGCCTTTCGTTCACGGATTAAAGGGGTTTACTTTTCTATCATTACCCAAGCCATGACATTTGCCTTGATGTTGCTGTTTTTTCGCAATGAAACAGGGTTCGGTGGAAATAATGGCTTAACCGATTTTAAATTTATTTTAGGTTATTCTATTCAAGAACATAACACCCGTTTAGCCTTGTATATCATCACTGCCGTGATGTTGCTCTTGGTGTATTTACTCTGTCGTTTTTTAGTCACAAGCAAGTTAGGACGGGTTTTAACCGCGATTCGAGACGCAGAAAGTCGGGTGATGTTTTGCGGATATAATCCTTTGTATTATAAATTATTTGTTTGGGTCGTTTCTGCAATGATTTGCGGAATTGCGGGTGCATTGTATGTGCCTCAAGTCGGTATTATCAACCCGAGTGAGTTAGCTCCCGCGAATTCTATTGAAATGGCGATTTGGGTCGCAGTGGGGGGGCGTGGCACGCTGGTTGGGGGCATGGTTGGTGCGGGTGTAATTAATGGAGCAAAAAGCTGGTTTACGGTCGCTTATCCTGATTTATGGCTGTATTTTTTAGGCGGGTTATTTATTCTCGTCACGCTTTTCTTACCGCGCGGGCTTATCGGTATTTTTAAAGGGAAGGCAGGCAAATGAGCACGAGTTCAACAGAAAATACAACGAATAAAGCAGATACAACGCCACGCTGGTTAGCACGTAGTCGGCAATTTTGGCGACGCGACCACGTGTTTAAAATGATGATGCCACCGATTCATACACTACAGTTGGATTTATCGCATGATACCGTGTTGTATTTGGAAAATATCACCGTTAGCTTTGACGGATTTAAAGCCTTAAATGATTTAAATTTTTATGTAAAACGGGGGGAATTGCGCTGTGTGGTTGGAGCGAATGGGGCAGGAAAAACCACGATGATGGATGTCATTACAGGCAAAACACGCCCCGATAGTGGTTCAGCTTTTTTTGGTCAATGGATTGATTTAACACAGTATTCAGAATCGGAAATTGCATCAGCGGGTATCGGGCGCAAGTTTCAAAAGCCAACCGTATTTGAAAATCACAGCGTTTTAGAAAATTTAGAATTGGCATTAAGAGCTTATAAAGGCGTATGGTCGAGTTTATTCGCACGTTTAAGCCCTGAACAACGTGACCGTATCGACGAAATTTTGCGCTTAATTGGCTTGACTGACCACGCACAACGGCGAGCAGGTTTATTAGCACATG is part of the Beggiatoa alba B18LD genome and encodes:
- the ccmA gene encoding cytochrome c biogenesis heme-transporting ATPase CcmA; the encoded protein is MINNMLTANPIDLSTRFTLSVNQLQCIRDDRILFENLNFSVASGEILQIEGRNGSGKTSLLRILCGLALPTEGSIYWQSEDIAALKGDYWENLLYVGHLAGIKTELTPLENLRVTQALMMKTTGIDLEEALKIIGLCGFEDVPVRTLSAGQQRRVALARLLVCDVPLWILDEPFTSLDKAAIQMIEGLLDAHAQRGNLAVLTSHHVVNCQHARCLDLNDLP
- a CDS encoding LTA synthase family protein; this encodes MLNLIKNRYNTFILIGIIYLILSALLRILLWGDFGIDADINVYNLPIMLLAGVINDLIILLYFLFPLTCLLFLLPDHWFQKRRGKILSFIIIFAYLYGFLYIMEAEFFFFEEFNARFNLVAVDYLVYPHEVFINIWESYPVTLVLLINLAVALGLFYGIWRNISPTLSVTIPLKKRFFVLCTHTLSICLVAYVFSTNTFAFSENRVVNEITANGVSSFFQALATNELDYHLYYRTGEHKALFDKLVNNLKVGGGEFTHLTEQRIDRHFPANPQGLGKLNVVVVVEESFGGEFVGSLGDTRGLTPEFDKLVQQGLFFTNAYATGTRTVRGLEAITLSFPPIPSESVLKRPNNENMVNWGTVMQAQGYQPSFLYGGYGYFDNMNYFYSHNGFEVRDRSDMPPPHFANIWGVSDEDLFNYALSYYDQQAAKKQPFFSMIMTTSNHKPFTFPEGIPQVPASGGGRDAGIRYADYAIGKFIEGARQKAWFNQTVFVFVADHGARVYGKAEIPLKTYRIPLLVYAPQRIPARIVDRPIGQIDIAPTILGLLGLDYEAPFFGQNVFNLPETQMSTLLFNHNHTVALDQGDTLSLLDLNGKTEQVTYDTKNERFTPLAKKDEAQLDLATAYYQLAVEQFQHYQVH
- a CDS encoding WD40 repeat domain-containing protein; protein product: MELPHLTLFITTPNDVSEERVIIERVVQRLAETYANQVCLISYFSVTPDSIKHEILPTCIDVYICVLWSQLGERPKSVHYRADGSQYATSVEYEFETALANFQSMGKPDMLIYRKTLEPPFLQNSKATDFNQRMAQKERTDNFCNYWSQQHKSTQQAIFQPFDNLAFFEQHIEEYLRHLLASKTVPCEEKALTINRWTHGSPFRGLHLFEEQHAPIFFGRTQAVGEIIQYLRKQAQEKHPFIMVLGMSGCGKSSLVRAGVIPLLTQPNVIEGVSAWRKAVLRPSDFSNDLALGLAIELLVKSALPTLTPYDTQILLNLLRLAEKNAITRFINDRLVQAAKLQRLAHNAVHLLLFVDQFEEIFTLEAISSSDRIAFIQLLTFLVSMENVWVISTMRSDFYHRCAELPALVRLMEGHGHYLLTPPSLNELSQIIRLPALAAGLHFAELPEKTISLDEVLLEAIGDNPENLALLEFTLERLYEQRNAQGGLTYEAYQRIGGLEGALAQHAEMVFNQVSPAAQACFPNLMRTLVTVAKNGDVPVLGQRFLYDDHKTPEPLKELLHALTQARLLVTGETENKIAFARIAHEALLHHWPRLLAWWHEDRHALQVRARVKDAAIHWQNEGKLPDLLLPEGKLLIEAEDLLIHWQDALLPETIDYIQASSLAVQQRQHQHAEQARKRLQRSHYIALLFAGLSVLALLAGLFAYYQAQLATAQARAAELAKQRAESSEQQVRNALAQAEQSKQSALVAKNQAQISEGLALQAKQAIENIEQTRTTELFESHLTHAALLARVEDYQTARKVLTDASYLNNSVAPSRRHLFTLLDWFVQQQSNPAQLQFQLNTPINAIALSPDTRWLAVASTRGIIHILDANTGKVMQILQAHQGDIQSLVFEPHGEWLASAGHDQKVILWTRQNASPPAQNTWQILREWDAGYKINALAVSPDGQFLASAGRELEHSISLWSVTDAHELRRFKGHTGRIPASGLAFSPDGTLLASASFDKTARLWEVATGKRIRLYQGHTQDVEAIRFSPNGQYVITASSDKTLRLWSIKNDQSLNVLSGHQNSILDVVFLPEGRRVLSASRDRTLRLWDIDSGVSLQVWQGHNDSIASLSLQNNIVFSGGRDGTIQRWQLQDKPNIHTVHLPSEPTSVLLLPENQQVVIGFATGVLQVYSLITGNLLNTLEKAHIGRIQQLIRIQGLTNKNGEWFASAGAGDGFVRLWRSDAQGFQLQQTVFDEQTKKAVYALAENPQRKQLATGHYDGEVRLLSFDANEAEIQHQWQAQQSVVTSLMFHPNGQQLLTTGKEGNIRLWTLLEDKPVLRTELPSEQQTTVYNAIFDPMGQSIVSVGDSASVYLYETTNQQLVQRLIGHENSILKALYLPDPQQLITLSSDASIRFWDISENNELFSLRLPSHSGYPIPMWDMDFQCMAQTCWLAVPLTRGELLLYKMGRIY